A window of the Lolium perenne isolate Kyuss_39 chromosome 7, Kyuss_2.0, whole genome shotgun sequence genome harbors these coding sequences:
- the LOC127313446 gene encoding uncharacterized protein has protein sequence MGNVEAVAAISPDLGDALAKVAVFTLVQGLVYLILRKSSDLFSTASGNAAARSRSFRPMRSMSVRRVLAAFSDVPFGGPEDGASSTSTSSSAAAQTDATDRADCRLA, from the coding sequence ATGGGGAATGTGGAGGCAGTGGCGGCAATCTCGCCGGACCTCGGCGACGCGCTGGCCAAGGTGGCCGTGTTCACGCTCGTGCAGGGGTTGGTCTACCTCATCCTGCGCAAGTCGTCGGACCTCTTCTCCACGGCCAGCGGCAACGCCGCGGCGAGGTCCCGGAGCTTCCGGCCGATGCGGAGCATGAGCGTCCGCCGCGTCCTGGCCGCATTCTCCGACGTCCCCTTCGGCGGCCCCGAAGATGGTGCCTCGTCCACGTCCACGTCGTCCTCGGCGGCGGCGCAGACTGATGCTACTGACCGTGCAGACTGCAGACTAGCTTAG